One Ranitomeya imitator isolate aRanImi1 chromosome 1, aRanImi1.pri, whole genome shotgun sequence DNA window includes the following coding sequences:
- the LOC138644692 gene encoding uncharacterized protein: MSTFSYNAEETSNILARSTFSSDFLKIPPREARGRDLERELRHFTNIELHCATLSEYLRAQRIPRGLRVPLRPTLFRDSPEYCNRYEQILNKCSFDIITLTIEHLQKAISTSSETIKSIEAQLSSSGTPEELITLKDQISRNIEKHRRETEDRKRSKFNRDTEDYERQQVYRWQDNYAGRRNPSRQAQRTSLDYSTSGSEQELGTPATLPPRFLGQRQRFPRRRPRGAATDIGGDSAQGRITRSQSRLY; this comes from the exons ATGTCCACATTCTCCTATAATGCTGAGGAGACCTCGAATATCCTGGCACGTTCCACTTTCAGTAGCGATTTTTTAAAAATCCCTCCTAGGGAAGCAAGGGGGAGAGATCTAGAAAGGGAACTCCGTCACTTTACCAACATCGAACTTCACTGTGCCACACTCTCTGAGTATCTTCGAgcacaacggatccctaggggtctacgggttccactacgtcccacactgtttcgggactctcCCGAGTATTGCAACAGATATGAACAAATATTAAATAAATGTTCTTTCGACATTATTACCCTGACGATTGAGCACCTGCAGAAAGCGATCTCCACAAGCTCCGAGACCATCAAATCCATCGAGGCTCAACTGTCTTCATCTGGGACCCCCGAGGAACTGATTACCCTCAAGGACCAAATATCCAGAAACATCGAGAAGCACCGACGGGAGACAGAGGACAGAAAACGTAGCAAATTCAATAGGGACACGGAGGACTACGAGCGCCAACaggtatacagatggcaggacaattaTGCCGGACGTCGAAACCCATCTCGCCAGGCCCAGCGTACCTCCCTCGACTACTCAACATCAGGCTCAGAACAGGAGTTGGGTACCCCTGCCACACTTCCACCCCGTTTTTTAGGCCAACGACAACGCTTCCCGAgaagaagaccacgaggcgcggccacggacataggaggagactcggcccaagggaggataacgagatctcag agtcgtctgtactga